ACCCGAGTTGCCCACGTAAAGCGGCCCGGGTGGCGGCTTGAGGCCGTGCAGGCCAACGCCGTGAATGGTTACGCGACCGTGGTTGGGGCCTTCGATGACCACACCCATGTCGCGGAATGCCTGCAGGGTCGCCAGTGCGTCCTCACCTTCGAGGAAGCCTTCGACCTCGGTAGTGCCCTCAGCCAGCGAGCCGAGCATGATCGAGCGGTGGGAAATCGACTTGTCGCCCGGTACGCGAATTCGCCCGGACAGGCGGCCACCCGGTTGGGCCAGGAAAATCAGATCGTTGGCGTTCATAGCGTCCACATAGGCCCGGCGGGCCAGGATTTTACTGAAATGCTCGCGGGCTACCCGAGCGCGGGTGAATACACCCAGCAGCTGGTGCCCGTCCCCTTCAGCGATCGCGTCGCGCAAGGCGTCGAGGTCGCTGCGATATGTATCAAGCGTGCGCAGGACAGCATCGCGGTTGGCGAGGAAGATGTCGTGCCACATGGTCGGGTCGCTGCCGGCGATTCTCGTGAAATCGCGGAAGCCTCCCGCAGCGTACCGGAAGATCTCGAGGTTTTCATTGCGTCTGGCCAGCGAATCGACCAGGCCGAAGGCCAGCAGGTGCGGCAGGTGACTGGTGGCGGCCAGCACTTCGTCGTGGCGCTCGACCGACATGTGCTCCACATCGGCCTCCAGCGCGCGCCACAGGCGGTCGACCAGCGCCAGGGCGGCCGGGTCGGTTTCGGCCAGCGGCGTGAGGATGACCTTGTGGCGGCGGAACAGGCTGGCGTTGGATGCCTCTACCCCGCTCTGCTCGGAACCGGCGATCGGGTGCCCGGGGACGAAGCGCGACAGGCGTGCGCCGCTGTCGTTCACCAACACAGCGCGCGCTTCACGGACCACATTGCCCTTGGCGCTGCCGACATCGGTGATGACGGCATTGCCGAGGTCGAGCGTGGCCAGGCGGGCGAGCAGCTTTTCCATGGCCAGGATCGGCACCGCCAGCTGGATGACATCGGCACCGACGCAGGCCGCAGCGAGGTCTTCTTCGCAGCGGTCGACCACGCCCATGGCCACGGCCAGCTTGCGCGAGGGGGCGTCCAGGTCGACACCGACCACTTCGCGGCACAGGCCGCTTTCACGCAGGCCCTTGGCGAACGAGCCACCGATCAGGCCGAGGCCGACCACGACCAGACGGTCGATGATTGGCGCGGGTTTGGTTTTTGCTGCATTTACCACTGGTGCGAACCCTGTTCAGAAATCTAGGCAGTCTTGAGGCCCATGGGGCTGCGTTGCAGCCCATCGCGACGCAAGGCCGCTCCTACGCGGAATTGTGTACGCCTGCAGGAGTGGCCCTGGCAAATTTCGCTCAAAGCACCGCCTTCGGATAGGAGCCCAGCACCTTCAGCGCCACAGCCTCCTGGCTGATCTGCTCGAGCACGGCCTTGATCAGCGGGTCACGGTGGTGGCCGACGAAGTCGATGAAGAACACGTAGGTCCACTTGCCGCTACGCGACGGGCGGGTCTCGATACGGGTCAGGTCGATACCGTTCTGGTGGAACGGTACCAGCAACTCGTGCAAGGCACCTGGCTTGTTGCTCATCGACACGATGATCGAGGTCTTGTCGTCGCCGGTCGGCGGCACTTCCTGGTTACCGATCATCAGGAAGCGCGTGGAGTTGTCCGGGCGGTCTTCGATCTTCTCGGCCAGACGGGTCAGGCCATACAGGTTGGCCGCCATGTCACCGGCGATCGCCGCCGAGTTCCACTCGCCCTTGACCCGCTTGGCCGCCTCGGCATTGCTCGACACGGCCACACGCTCCACGTTCGGGTAGTGCGCGTCCAGCCATTTGCGGCACTGCGCCAGCGACTGGGCGTGGGAGTAGATGCGGGTGATGCTGTCGGTCTTGGTGTTCTCGCCCACCAGCAGGTGGTGGTGGATACGCAGCTCGACTTCGCCGCAGATCACCATGTCGTGCTCGAGGAAGCTGTCCAGGGTATGGCTGACCGCGCCCTCGGTGGAGTTTTCCACCGGCACGACGCCGAAGTTGACGGCACCCGCCGCCACCTCGCGGAACACTTCGTCGATGGCCGCCATCGGCCGGCTGATCACCGCGTGGCCGAAGTGTTTCATGGCCGCGGCCTGGGTGAAGGTACCTTCAGGGCCCAAATAGGCGATTTTCAGCGGCTCTTCCAGGGCCAGGCACGACGACATGATTTCGCGGAACAACCGCGCCATCTCTTCGTTGTCCAGCGGCCCCTTGTTGCGCTCCATCACACGCTTGAGCACGGCAGCTTCACGCTCGGGGCGGTAGAACACCGGTTTTTCGCCTTCAGCCAGCGAGGCGGTCTTGACCTTGGCCACTTCCTGGGCGCAACGGGCACGCTCGCTGATCAGCTCGAGAATCTTCTCGTCGAGGCTGTCGATGCGAACGCGCAACGCCTTCAGTTCGTGCTCGGACATCAGCCGTGCTCCTTCTCGAATTCGGCCATGTAGGCCACCAGGGCTTCCACCGCTTCAAGGCCCA
Above is a genomic segment from Pseudomonas oryzicola containing:
- a CDS encoding bifunctional prephenate dehydrogenase/3-phosphoshikimate 1-carboxyvinyltransferase, translated to MIDRLVVVGLGLIGGSFAKGLRESGLCREVVGVDLDAPSRKLAVAMGVVDRCEEDLAAACVGADVIQLAVPILAMEKLLARLATLDLGNAVITDVGSAKGNVVREARAVLVNDSGARLSRFVPGHPIAGSEQSGVEASNASLFRRHKVILTPLAETDPAALALVDRLWRALEADVEHMSVERHDEVLAATSHLPHLLAFGLVDSLARRNENLEIFRYAAGGFRDFTRIAGSDPTMWHDIFLANRDAVLRTLDTYRSDLDALRDAIAEGDGHQLLGVFTRARVAREHFSKILARRAYVDAMNANDLIFLAQPGGRLSGRIRVPGDKSISHRSIMLGSLAEGTTEVEGFLEGEDALATLQAFRDMGVVIEGPNHGRVTIHGVGLHGLKPPPGPLYVGNSGTSMRLLSGLLAGQPFDVTMTGDASLSKRPMNRVANPLREMGAVVETGPDGRPPLTIRGGHKLKALTYTLPMASAQVKSCLLLAGLYAEGKTTVTEPAPTRDHTERMLRGFGYNVESNGPVASLQSGGKLTATRIEVPADISSAAFFLVAASIAEGSELVLEHVGINPTRTGVIDILRLMGGDITLENQREVGGEPVADLRVRGARLKGIDIPEELVPLAIDEFPVLFVAAACAEGRTVLRGAEELRVKESDRIQVMADGLITLGIKCEPTPDGIIIDGGQLGGGEVHGHGDHRIAMAFSVASLRASAPIRIHDCANVATSFPNFLALCAEVGIRVAEEGKS
- the pheA gene encoding prephenate dehydratase, which encodes MSEHELKALRVRIDSLDEKILELISERARCAQEVAKVKTASLAEGEKPVFYRPEREAAVLKRVMERNKGPLDNEEMARLFREIMSSCLALEEPLKIAYLGPEGTFTQAAAMKHFGHAVISRPMAAIDEVFREVAAGAVNFGVVPVENSTEGAVSHTLDSFLEHDMVICGEVELRIHHHLLVGENTKTDSITRIYSHAQSLAQCRKWLDAHYPNVERVAVSSNAEAAKRVKGEWNSAAIAGDMAANLYGLTRLAEKIEDRPDNSTRFLMIGNQEVPPTGDDKTSIIVSMSNKPGALHELLVPFHQNGIDLTRIETRPSRSGKWTYVFFIDFVGHHRDPLIKAVLEQISQEAVALKVLGSYPKAVL